One Glycine max cultivar Williams 82 chromosome 8, Glycine_max_v4.0, whole genome shotgun sequence genomic window, TTTGATAGCCAATGCATGCACCTGCTTTCCCAGAGAAGGGGATGACAAATTAGAACAAGCACTAGTCACACACACGAAACTACAATCATCTGGACGAAAACCATTGCGCTGCATCTCCCGGAAACACCAAAGACCATCTTCAGACAAGTCCTCATACAGTGAAAATCCAGAAATCATCGTGTTCCAAAGAACCAAATCCGGTGCAGTAATCTCCTCAAACACCTTCCTACATTCCACCATACTGCCAGCACACTTGGAATACAAATCAATCAACCCACTCCCAACATGTGAATTCCCATGGAACCCACTCTTAATCATCATCCCATGAAACTGCCTCCCCCCAACCAAATCCTTAACACAAGTAAACGCAGTCAAAACACTCGCCATGGTAAACATATCAACCTTCAAACCCCTCCTGACCATCTCCCTAAACAACCCCACTGCCTCCATTCCCTCCCGGTGCTGCCCACATGCCACGATCATTGCATTCCACGAAACCTCATCCCTACCCCCACCCTCCCCCATCTCCCTAAACACCCTCCTCGCCTCACTCAAAAACCCCTTCCTACTATAACATGCGAGCACCGCATTATTCACCGAAGCATAACAATCATGCCCACAGACCACCACAAAGCAATGCAGCTGCCTCACCAATCCAACATCATCACCACACGCAGTGATCACGCCCGACAATGTAAACCCGTCAAGCCCCAAACGAAGCTCTCTAACTTCCTCAAAGAGCCTCAACGTGGGCCCACACTCACCCCTATCAGCATAAGCAGCTATAAGGGTGTTGTAAGAGACAATGTCTGGTTGGGGAATTTCATCGAACACCCGGCGGGCAATGTGGATAAGGGAGTGTTTGGCATAGGCATTGATGAGGGTGTTGTAGGAGAAGACATTGGGGTATTGGGTGAGGTGGAAGGAAGTTTGGGCATTGTGGAGGGAGCCACATTTGGAGTAGAGGAGGGTGAAGTGGTTGGAGAGGTAGGTGGAGGGTGGGATGAGGGACTTGAAGTAAAGGGCATGGAGGATTTTGCCAGTTATGAGATCCCTTTGGGCTATGCAGGCTTTGAGAAGGTTGCGGAAGGTTTGAAGTTGAAGTGGGTATGTGCATTGCATGGGAATTGGGTCATCTAATATGGAAAAGTAATGTGTCAAAACAGAATCCAATCATGAAATGAAATCAATGACTTCAACTAATAGCACCATAATGGAATCatgtttaaaaactaatttgatgTAAGACTAAGAAGGCACGAAATGAAATCAATTACTTCAACTAATAGCACCATAACGGAATCATGttcaaaaactaatttgatGTAAGACTAAGGGGGCACGTTGGTTTGGTTTTCACTTTCAgagttttcaacaaaaaaaaatgcgtCACTGTGACTCATACCTAGGCTTCATATTTATTCCCATTTTACTCAAACTctattatttatagaaaatgtttattttgaggCAGATAAATTATATGTTTCTAGCATTAGCTTTTTAATTCCAATGCCTTTgcacttttttctattttatattttactttgaaaTGAAATTCGATATTTCAATTACACTAGGTCTTAACTTTGGGCAATTTCGATATTTTGTCTTTGGGGAGTAGTTGGTGCTGGATTCCAATTTCACCTGGACAACATTGTCTTAACTTTTGCCTACTTTTTTCCTCTCCACACTAGGTCTTAGACCTCCTTTGTGACcaaatatatagatagatagataaattTGATATTGGATATTTTTCTCAGATTTTGTATGTTCTGGGTCCTCATGCCTCTGTAATTTATTGTCATTATTTGTAATGCTCTTTTAGTTGTTCTAGAGATTTGTTATAATCGTGTCTGAAACAGGACACCAACATTGATTTTGTGATGCAGTGATGCACCAAGGGACTAGGGTCTGTTTGACAAAGTTTTGAAATATTTGCCTAGTAGAAAGGAAAGGAGACTGAGTGCTTCCTCCCACATTGATTTGCATCTTGTTTTGTACTGAATATTAGGAGTATAGTTGTACATAAATTCCCTTGTTCATTTGGTTCCTCGATTGTTTGTCACTTGAGCTTGACACAATATCAAAAGTATATAATGGTGAAGTCTCATCTATGAAGTTTTGTGAAATGTGAAGTGTGCAATATCTGGAATCTTACTTCAAAAAGTAGTGGACATTGCCAGCTAGGTTGTTGTGTAAAACTGTATTAACTGCTTAAATGTTTAGTCAAATGcatctataaaaaaatgttcatctTGGTTTTTCATTAGATCTAATTCACTTGCATTAAAAGTTATAGTACACCATGACCAATTAATCTTTTGACTTCTTTCCAAGTGTTGTGTAAGGAAAACATATGAGGCTATtaggtataaagtgtgccacaTGATCTTGCTATGAACTTCAAATTTAAGATTATTTAGAGATTTAGTTTGTTTTTCCTTGTGTCTCTGACTTTACATACTCATGCATTCTGTTAtatgaaaaacaattttaaattttgtttgtattCATACACTGAGTACTCAGAAGAAAAACTACTTATATAGTTTCCTTTTGTTAGTTGTGGCTACACCGAACAACAACTTCACATTGTAAAacttataacaaataaatatattgtgtactatatacaataaaatataaggGTTGCAAATGGATTTCATGTGTGTTTATGTTTCCTTATAACTAAGTAATTGAACTTGTAATTAATGTATTCAAATGTAGATGCACAAGTGTGTACAATAGAAGTATGATTTTGTTACACTTAAACAATGAAATTATGTTTCGGTTGTGTTTTGATATTTTCACTTCCATTTAcataatgaaaaatatgattttgttgtattttcGTCCAAGGGGCAAATTGGGAATATAGCTAAAAGGCACCCATGCAGGTGGTGCCAATAGCAAAACGGATAGTGCCATTTAGCAATACCTAACTTCAAACACAAAACCAATAATCGTTTATGTatggtttttttctttcttttcaaatcaGAACCCTTGCATTGATCTGACGGGTATTGCTTTTGTTGGAGAGAGCGGAAGAGAAAACCCACGCTGGAGAAGATCCGCTTGGAAGTTGGAAGCGACCTCGGTTCGCACCACCCACCT contains:
- the LOC100798589 gene encoding pentatricopeptide repeat-containing protein At3g49710 → MQCTYPLQLQTFRNLLKACIAQRDLITGKILHALYFKSLIPPSTYLSNHFTLLYSKCGSLHNAQTSFHLTQYPNVFSYNTLINAYAKHSLIHIARRVFDEIPQPDIVSYNTLIAAYADRGECGPTLRLFEEVRELRLGLDGFTLSGVITACGDDVGLVRQLHCFVVVCGHDCYASVNNAVLACYSRKGFLSEARRVFREMGEGGGRDEVSWNAMIVACGQHREGMEAVGLFREMVRRGLKVDMFTMASVLTAFTCVKDLVGGRQFHGMMIKSGFHGNSHVGSGLIDLYSKCAGSMVECRKVFEEITAPDLVLWNTMISGFSLYEDLSEDGLWCFREMQRNGFRPDDCSFVCVTSACSNLSSPSLGKQVHALAIKSDVPYNRVSVNNALVAMYSKCGNVHDARRVFDTMPEHNTVSLNSMIAGYAQHGVEVESLRLFELMLEKDIAPNSITFIAVLSACVHTGKVEEGQKYFNMMKERFCIEPEAEHYSCMIDLLGRAGKLKEAERIIETMPFNPGSIEWATLLGACRKHGNVELAVKAANEFLRLEPYNAAPYVMLSNMYASAARWEEAATVKRLMRERGVKKKPGCSWIEIDKKVHVFVAEDTSHPMIKEIHVYMGKMLKKMKQAGYVPDIRWALVKDEEVEPDERERRLLYHSEKLAVAFGLISTEEGVPILVVKNLRICGDCHNAVKLISALTGREITVRDTHRFHCFKEGHCSCRDYW